A genomic region of Drosophila kikkawai strain 14028-0561.14 chromosome X, DkikHiC1v2, whole genome shotgun sequence contains the following coding sequences:
- the LOC108083805 gene encoding uncharacterized protein → MATDIYQNRLNHMRPMDYGQEQGLQQILQPSAVQGDDQAQQVVVPRKTIYTRAELLCRDPTTTQNNTLQPAEPQTPLSPNQGYAMSMPKMPPRKRTYMDLLAQLPQTGKKMPNCNLTRRMGTVIDLKEQIKMSPSCLLQRQEQIEPDNKEPSRNLTRMQMEMDLKKEEPCEIKKTPNDTNFCIPNPKPILPKGSRIPVLSRSRYRDDNLDQTKQNPIRMRTEITDLRIIRHKDSKIPVLDKSWIRKCILKEREEQSVRDKNRFKVGITDTQPLKQNLKQQQNHGGAAQKKDLRKEMPWPSFVLPEQRTRMTTVTEHGDLQEEGLVKLEKATYHMDKGKSD, encoded by the exons ATGGCAACAGATATTTATCAAAACCGCCTAAACCACATGCGTCCCATGGATTACGGCCAAGAGCAGGGCCTACAGCAAATTCTACAGCCCTCAGCAGTTCAAGGTGACGACCAGGCACAGCAAGTTGTTGTGCCACGAAAGACGATCTACACCCGAGCAGAGTTGCTATGCCGGGACCCAACCACAA CCCAAAACAACACTCTACAGCCAGCTGAACCGCAGACCCCATTATCACCTAACCAAGGATACGCCATGTCAATGCCAAAAATGCCGCCAAGGAAACGCACTTATATGGATCTGTTGGCCCAGCTACCACAGACAGGTAAAAAGATGCCAAACTGTAATCTCACCCGCCGAATGGGAACGGTAATAGATCTTAAGGAACAGATCAAGATGTCGCCAAGTTGCCTTCTACAGCGCCAGGAGCAGATAGAACCTGATAATAAAGAACCGAGCAGGAACCTCACCCGTatgcaaatggaaatggaccTCAAGAAGGAGGAGCCGTGTGAGATAAAGAAGACGCCAAATGACACTAACTTCTGTATTCCCAATCCAAAACCGATCCTACCTAAAGGCAGTAGAATACCTGTATTGAGCAGGTCCCGTTACCGGGATGATAACCTTGACCAGACGAAACAAAATCCTATTCGAATGCGTACGGAAATTACAGATCTTCGCATCATACGGCACAAAGACAGTAAAATACCAGTATTGGACAAGTCCTGGATCCGCAAATGTATACTTAAGGAGCGTGAGGAGCAGAGTGTACGAGATAAGAATCGCTTCAAAGTTGGAATCACAGATACCCAGCCGCTTAAGCAAAATctaaagcagcagcaaaaccATGGAGGGGCTGCACAAAAAAAGGATTTGAGGAAGGAGatgccttggccttcatttgTTTTACCAGAGCAGCGAACCAGGATGACCACTGTAACCGAACATGGAGACTTACAGGAGGAGGGTTTAGTCAAATTAGAGAAGGCAACCTACCATATGGACAAAGGCAAATCCGATTAA
- the LOC108083803 gene encoding uncharacterized protein, with amino-acid sequence MMETFLVLGLCFILYEALDFFQGCIHSNTPSPSDQIEAYRRELDEQRQQQQQEQFLAGLTPLLGAQFAAAAAAAAAAAASSAGGSQSTLGSTTTPTASTASVISDSYDQESQSQTQSQSQSQSNQQALHSLSTPGLFRPAALGYYDPEDPLHATSSLPRDYYYLQQQQLKNKVSSRSLLSKFSSTNSDNRIHPEAGAGAGHSVLGTAAVITSQPLPAGEIPPSLFDPGQGQLAGGVTTTAANHHHQHLQQQQLQSSSPLFIELKRAIISQSNNNHSQNSQFPEEDDTEEDQCPQCEEEHIQYLADTLEDSQEQDDDDDDDDDEDEDEDNDEEANDVEVRNLVEEQHSSYVGGATSEPDICAAARQLPRIHHIAIDDIAGQDYNGISGHNSHADFREIECERLRRKCVSVKRIYSISEKF; translated from the coding sequence ATGATGGAGACATTCCTCGTCCTGGGCCTGTGTTTCATCCTGTACGAGGCATTGGATTTCTTTCAGGGCTGCATTCACAGTAACACACCATCGCCAAGTGATCAAATCGAAGCCTATCGCCGCGAGTTGGAcgaacagcgtcagcagcagcagcaggaacagtTCCTTGCCGGCCTGACCCCACTTTTGGGCGCTCagtttgccgccgccgccgcagccgcagcTGCAGCCGCTGCTTCGTCTGCCGGTGGCTCCCAATCGACGCTGGGCAGCACAACCACGCCCACAGCCTCCACGGCGAGTGTGATTAGTGATTCGTATGATCAGGAATCACAATCCCAAACCCAATCGCAATCACAATCCCAGTCAAATCAGCAAGCTTTGCACTCACTAAGCACTCCCGGCCTGTTCCGTCCCGCCGCCCTGGGCTACTACGATCCAGAGGATCCGCTGCACGCCACCTCATCGCTGCCCCGTGACTATTATtacctgcagcagcagcaactaaaGAACAAGGTCAGCTCACGTTCGCTACTCTCCAAGTTCTCGTCAACGAACTCGGATAATCGCATCCATCCCGAGGCAGGAGCCGGGGCCGGTCACAGTGTCCTGGGCACAGCGGCGGTGATAACCAGTCAACCCTTGCCCGCTGGTGAAATACCACCGAGTCTCTTTGATCCAGGCCAAGGTCAGCTAGCAGGGGGAGTGACCACAACGGCGGctaatcatcatcatcaacatctgcagcagcaacagctccAATCATCGTCACCGCTCTTCATAGAACTGAAGCGAGCGATCATCAGTCAGAGTAATAATAATCATAGTCAGAACTCGCAGTTCCCCGAGGAGGACGATACCGAGGAGGATCAGTGTCCGCAGTGCGAAGAAGAGCATATTCAATATTTGGCAGATACCCTAGAAGATAGCCAAGAgcaggacgacgacgacgacgacgacgacgacgaggacgaggacgaggacaacGACGAGGAGGCGAACGACGTGGAGGTGCGAAATCTGGTGGAAGAGCAGCATTCCTCTTACGTGGGTGGAGCCACCAGTGAGCCGGATATTTGTGCTGCTGCCCGGCAATTGCCTCGTATTCATCACATAGCCATCGACGATATTGCTGGACAGGATTACAACGGGATATCGGGTCACAATTCGCACGCCGACTTCAGGGAAATCGAGTGCGAACGTCTGCGACGAAAGTGCGTGAGCGTTAAGCGCATCTATAGCATATCCGAGAAGTTCTAA